One window of Mauremys mutica isolate MM-2020 ecotype Southern chromosome 6, ASM2049712v1, whole genome shotgun sequence genomic DNA carries:
- the GFM2 gene encoding ribosome-releasing factor 2, mitochondrial — protein sequence MLRVPRKFSVNVLKASSLCNECIYCRWARTVVVKRLKSQECHQRNYSFPPGDVKSLRSIITPPISKIRNIGIMAHIDAGKTTTTERMLYYSGYTRALGDVDDGDTVTDFMAQERERGITIQSAAVTFDWKGYRINLIDTPGHVDFTVEVERSLRVLDGAVAVFDASAGVEAQTLTVWRQADKHHIPRICFLNKMDKNGASFTYAVDSIKQKLKTKPLLLQLPIGEAKTFKGLVDVVTKEQIIWNLASSLDDGKVFEQKPLTETDDPELLKDVRDARNALIEQVADLDDEFAELVLGDFSENFDFLPADKLQSAVRRVTLAQKAVPVFCGSALKNKGVQPLLDAVTMYLPAPNERSYDFLPWYKDDLCALAFKVLHDKQRGPLVFIRIYSGTMKPQSAVYNINKNCIERMSRLLLPFADQQIEIPSLMAGNIALTVGLKQSATGDTIVSSKASAVAAARGAGREVGRKPGCNSEVESLLLAGVEIPEPVFFCTIEPPSMSKQPDLDNALNCLQREDPSLKVKIDPDTGQTILCGMGELHIEIIHDRIKREYGIETYLGPLQIAYRETILDSVQATDTLDRTIGDKRHLVTTQLGVRPWVGERSSVTPVIEYADNFMEPLQKDIQEAIENGINSSYLQGPLLGFPVQDIAVTVYSMTMHSETSLTMIAACVSRCMQKALKKANKQLLEPLMNLEITVSEDLLSAVLGDLAQRRGNIQEIQSRQDNKVVVAAVPLAEMMGYSTVLRSLTSGSATFTLELASYQAMNIQEQNALLQKRSGSV from the exons ATGTTGAGAGTTCCAAGGAAATTTTCAGTGAATGTCCTGAAAGCATCGAGTTTGTGCAATGAG tgtaTTTACTGCAGATGGGCAAGAACAGTGGTTGTAAAAAGACTAAAATCACAAGAATGTCATCAAAGAAATTACAGCTTTCCACcag GAGATGTCAAATCTTTGCGTTCTATCATTACTCCTCCTATATCTAA GATCCGTAACATTGGCATCATGGCTCATATCGATGCAGGCAAAACTACAACCACAGAGAGAATGTTATACTATTCCGGATACACAAGAGCACTGGGAG ATGTCGATGATGGGGACACAGTGACGGATTTCATGGCACAAGAGCGAGAACGTGGCATTACCATTCAGTCTGCTGCTGTTACTTTTGATTGGAAGGGATATAGAATCAACCTGATTGACACACCAG GTCACGTAGACTTTACAGTGGAAGTTGAACGTTCCCTGAGAGTGCTGGATGGTGCAGTGGCTGTATTTGATGCTTCAGCTGGTGTGGAG GCACAGACTCTAACAGTATGGAGACAAGCAGACAAGCATCATATACCAcgaatttgttttttaaacaagatGGACAAAAATGGGGCAAG ttttaCTTATGCTGTTGACAGCATCAAGCAAAAGCTGAAGACAAAACCTTTGCTTTTACAG TTGCCAATTGGTGAGGCCAAGACCTTCAAGGGACTGGTTGATGTAGTGACCAAGGAACAAATTATTTGGAACCTTGCTTCTAGCTTGGATGATGGAAAAGTTTTTGAGCAAAAACCCCTGACAGAAACTGATGATCCTGAATTGTTAAAGGATGTCAGAGATGCAAGAAATGCCTTAATAGAACAA GTTGCAGATCTGGATGATGAATTTGCTGAGCTGGTTCTAGGAGATTTTAGTGAAAATTTTGACTTTCTACCAGCTGATAAG TTACAATCTGCTGTACGTAGAGTAACGCTGGCACAGAAAGCAGTACCTGTATTCTGTGGAAGTGCATTGAAGAATAAAGGAGTACAGCCTTTACTGGATGCCGTTACTATGTACTTACCTGCACCTAATGAGCGTTCCTATGACTTTCT GCCGTGGTACAAAGATGACTTGTGTGCCCTGGCATTTAAAGTTCTTCATGATAAACAACGTGGGCCATTAGTTTTTATACGCATTTACTCAGGCACAATGAAACCTCAGTCGGCTGTATATAACATCAACAAAAATTGCAT AGAGAGAATGAGTCGCCTTCTGCTACCTTTTGCTGACCAGCAAATAGAAATACCTTCACTAATGGCTGGCAATATTGCCCTTACTGTTGGGCTAAAACAG AGTGCTACTGGAGACACCATTGTTTCATCAAAGGCCTCTGCTGTGGCTGCAGCCCGTGGAGCTGGAAGAGAGGTTGGGAGAAAGCCTGGCTGTAACAGTGAAGTAGAGAGCCTTTTATTAGCTGGCGTAGAGATCCCCGAGCCGGTCTTCTTTTGTACAATAGAGCCACCTTCAATGTCCAAACAGCCAG ACTTGGATAATGCATTGAACTGCCTTCAGCGTGAAGATCCAAGTTTGAAAGTGAAGATAGATCCTGACACTGGACAA ACTATTCTCTGTGGCATGGGAGAACTGCACATTGAGATTATTCATGATCGAATCAAACGGGAATATGGCATTGAGACCTATCTAGGACCTCTTCAGATAGCATATAGAGAAACCATCCTAGACTCGGTCCAAGCCACAG ATACATTGGACAGAACGATAGGAGATAAACGGCATTTGGTGACCACCCAGCTGGGAGTAAGACCATGGGTAGGAGAGAGATCATCAGTAACACCAGTCATTGAATATGCTGACAATTTCATGGAACCACTTCAGAAAGACATTCAAGAAGCTATAGAAAATGGAATTAATAGTTCATATCTTCAAG GACCACTCCTGGGATTCCCAGTTCAGGATATAGCAGTGACTGTGTATTCCATGACCATGCACTCTGAAACTTCCCTTACTATGATCGCTGCTTGTGTTTCTCGTTGTATGCAAAAG GCTTTGAAGAAAGCCAATAAACAACTGCTGGAACCCTTAATGAATCTGGAAATTACAGTGAGCGAAGATCTTCTTAGTGCAGTGCTTGGTGACCTTGCACAGAGGAGAGGCAACATTCAGGAAATCCAAAGTCGTCAAGATAACAAAGTAGTGGTTGCAGCTGTTCCCCTAGCAGAAATGATG GGTTACTCAACAGTTCTGCGCTCTTTAACATCAGGCTCAGCAACTTTTACTTTGGAATTGGCCAGTTACCAAGCCATGAACATTCAGGAGCAAAACGCACTGCTTCAGAAGAGGAGTGGGTCGGTGTGA